A section of the Candidatus Tisiphia endosymbiont of Nedyus quadrimaculatus genome encodes:
- the rpoB gene encoding DNA-directed RNA polymerase subunit beta, whose translation MTTQSLSIGKRVRKNFGHINLVASIPNLIEVQKNSYEKGFLQFGVKDSERENRGLQSVLSSIFPIHDPSNIAYLEFAKYEFDNPKYDVEECTQRGLSYAAPLKVTLRLSIWDIDEDTGAKEIKGIKEQEVYMGDIPLMTKNGTFIINGTERVVVSQMHRSPGVFFYHDDGKIHSSGKFLYSARVIPYRGSWLDFEFDAKDIVYFRIDRKRKLYATTLLRAIGMSTNEIIKFYYDTVTCFTKNASWATKFIPESITAHRLVNDLVDADTGNVILASGQKITPRLAKKFAKDGVKNILVEREYLVGKYLSQDLVNPNNAEVLAEIGEMITMDMLDSIMTLEISSVDVLAINPQSGPYIRNTLFADKNQNYESALIDIFRVLRPGEPANIEAAKTLFNNLFFDHERYDLSEVGRIKMNARLELNVPESTAILTIEDIKNILKVLVELKDGKGSIDDIDHLGNRRVRSVGELIENQFRIGLVRMEKSVLERMSVVDLDAVMPHDLVNSKVLVSVVKEFFSTSQLSQFMDQTNPLSEITHKRRLSALGPGGINRERAGFEVRDVHPTHYGRICPIETPEGQNIGLINSMATYARVNKHGFIETPYRKVVDCHVTDEVVYLSAIEEGKYKIAQANAVVDQKGLLQEELINCRTEGGNFVMVTPLEVDYIDVTPMQVVSVAASLIPFLENDDANRALMGSNMQRQAVPLIRSDAPLVGTGIEGIVAQDSGVSVVALHDGIVEQVDSTRIVVRTKEQKTDGSPSVDIYNLLKFQRSNHNTCINQKPLINVGDYVKKGEVIADGPSTDNGEIALGRNVLVAFLPWNGYNFEDSILISERIVKDDIYTSIHIEEFEIIARDTRLGPEEITRDIPNVSDESLRHLDEVGIVYVGAEIKPGDILVGKVTPKSESPMTPEEKLLRAIFGEKASDVRDSSLRVPTGITGTVVEVRVFSRRGIEKDERAIAIEKQQIEKLSKDRDDELRIIEHFVFMRLEKILTGQIIVSGPKSVKSGQLISDQTLKSLSKGQFWQLIVEDANVMNEIEQIKRHYDEKQDKLNKRFTSKVEKLQSGDDLPQGALKVVKVFIATKHKLQPGDKMAGRHGNKGVISRIMPEEDMPFLEDGTVVDIVLNPLGLPSRMNVGQILETHLGWAAVNLGKKISSMLDQVHNNKIDVEELKSFVSEVYGHNSTTKNIKKMSNQEIIAFCNNIDKGVYFSTPVFDGAKVENVKEMLVLADQDPSGQIRLIDGRTGEYFDRAVTVGYKYFLKLHHLADDKIHARSIGPYSLVTQQPLGGKSHFGGQRFGEMECWALQAYGAAYTLQEMLTVKSDDVVGRIKIYESIVRGDNNFESGIPESFNVMIKEFRSLCLNVKLEDTTTD comes from the coding sequence ATGACAACGCAGTCCTTATCAATTGGCAAACGCGTAAGAAAAAATTTTGGTCACATAAATTTGGTAGCGTCTATACCAAATTTGATAGAGGTTCAGAAGAATTCTTATGAAAAAGGTTTTTTACAATTCGGAGTTAAAGATTCCGAGCGAGAAAACAGAGGATTACAATCAGTATTAAGTTCAATTTTTCCGATTCACGACCCCTCTAATATTGCATATTTAGAATTTGCTAAATATGAATTTGATAACCCTAAATATGATGTCGAAGAATGTACTCAAAGAGGTCTTAGTTATGCTGCTCCTCTTAAAGTCACATTGCGATTAAGTATTTGGGATATTGATGAAGACACTGGAGCAAAAGAAATCAAAGGTATTAAAGAACAAGAAGTTTATATGGGGGATATTCCCCTAATGACAAAGAATGGTACTTTTATTATTAATGGTACAGAAAGGGTGGTGGTATCACAGATGCATAGGTCACCTGGCGTATTTTTCTATCATGATGATGGAAAAATTCATTCTTCAGGGAAGTTTCTATATTCTGCTAGAGTTATACCTTATAGAGGATCATGGCTAGATTTTGAATTTGATGCTAAAGATATTGTTTACTTTAGAATAGATAGGAAAAGAAAGCTTTATGCTACTACTCTTCTTAGGGCCATTGGAATGTCTACCAATGAAATTATAAAATTCTATTATGATACGGTAACATGTTTTACCAAAAATGCAAGTTGGGCAACAAAGTTTATACCTGAGTCTATAACTGCTCATAGGCTAGTTAATGACTTAGTGGATGCGGATACCGGCAATGTGATACTTGCATCTGGTCAGAAGATTACTCCTCGTTTGGCTAAAAAATTTGCTAAAGATGGAGTGAAAAATATTTTGGTAGAACGTGAATATTTAGTAGGCAAATATTTATCACAAGATCTCGTTAATCCCAATAATGCTGAGGTACTAGCCGAAATTGGTGAAATGATCACAATGGATATGCTGGATTCTATTATGACTCTTGAAATTTCGTCTGTCGATGTACTTGCTATAAATCCACAATCAGGTCCTTACATAAGGAACACCTTATTTGCTGATAAAAATCAAAATTATGAATCAGCATTGATAGACATATTTAGGGTATTAAGACCAGGAGAACCAGCTAATATTGAAGCTGCTAAAACATTATTTAACAACTTGTTCTTTGACCATGAAAGATATGATCTTTCAGAAGTTGGTCGTATTAAAATGAATGCAAGATTGGAACTTAATGTACCAGAATCTACAGCTATTTTAACTATTGAAGATATAAAAAATATTCTTAAAGTTTTAGTAGAGCTAAAAGATGGTAAAGGTTCGATAGATGATATTGATCACCTTGGTAACAGAAGAGTTAGGTCAGTTGGTGAACTAATTGAGAATCAGTTCCGAATTGGTCTTGTTCGTATGGAGAAATCAGTACTTGAAAGAATGTCGGTGGTTGATCTTGATGCCGTTATGCCTCATGATTTAGTAAATTCAAAAGTTTTAGTTTCTGTAGTAAAAGAATTTTTTAGTACTTCACAACTTTCTCAATTTATGGATCAAACTAATCCATTATCAGAAATAACTCATAAAAGAAGATTATCAGCTTTAGGACCTGGTGGAATTAACAGGGAAAGAGCAGGGTTTGAAGTGAGGGACGTCCACCCTACTCATTACGGGAGGATTTGTCCAATTGAAACACCAGAAGGACAGAACATAGGTTTGATTAATTCCATGGCTACTTATGCTAGAGTTAATAAGCATGGCTTCATTGAAACACCTTATCGAAAAGTCGTGGATTGTCATGTAACTGACGAAGTTGTTTACTTGTCAGCTATTGAAGAAGGAAAATATAAAATTGCTCAAGCTAATGCAGTTGTCGATCAAAAAGGTTTGTTACAAGAAGAATTAATTAACTGTCGAACTGAAGGTGGTAATTTTGTTATGGTTACCCCTCTAGAAGTAGATTACATTGACGTTACCCCGATGCAGGTTGTTTCCGTTGCTGCATCACTTATTCCATTTTTAGAAAATGACGATGCTAATAGAGCCTTGATGGGGTCAAACATGCAACGTCAGGCTGTACCGCTTATTAGAAGTGATGCCCCTCTAGTTGGGACTGGTATTGAAGGAATTGTTGCACAAGATTCTGGGGTTTCAGTTGTAGCCTTGCATGATGGGATAGTAGAGCAAGTTGATTCAACTAGAATAGTGGTAAGGACTAAGGAGCAGAAAACAGATGGATCACCTAGTGTGGACATTTATAATTTATTAAAATTTCAAAGATCTAACCATAATACTTGTATTAATCAAAAACCGTTGATTAACGTTGGTGATTATGTAAAAAAAGGTGAAGTAATTGCTGATGGACCAAGTACAGATAATGGTGAAATAGCTCTTGGTAGAAATGTGCTGGTAGCTTTTTTACCATGGAATGGTTATAATTTTGAAGATTCGATTTTAATATCAGAACGTATTGTAAAAGATGATATTTATACCTCAATTCATATTGAAGAATTTGAAATAATTGCTAGAGATACAAGACTTGGTCCCGAAGAAATTACTCGCGATATTCCAAATGTTAGTGATGAAAGTTTACGCCATCTTGACGAAGTCGGTATAGTATATGTTGGTGCAGAAATAAAACCAGGCGATATCTTGGTGGGTAAGGTTACCCCTAAAAGTGAGTCACCTATGACTCCAGAAGAGAAATTACTCAGAGCTATTTTTGGAGAAAAAGCTTCAGATGTTCGGGATTCATCTTTACGTGTTCCTACTGGGATCACTGGTACAGTGGTAGAAGTACGAGTGTTTTCTCGTAGAGGAATAGAAAAAGATGAGCGTGCTATAGCTATTGAAAAGCAACAAATTGAAAAATTATCAAAAGATAGGGATGATGAACTTCGAATCATAGAGCATTTTGTTTTTATGCGTTTAGAGAAGATTTTAACAGGACAAATAATTGTTAGCGGTCCTAAATCCGTAAAATCCGGTCAATTAATTAGTGATCAAACCCTTAAGTCATTATCAAAAGGACAATTCTGGCAACTGATTGTTGAAGATGCTAATGTAATGAATGAAATTGAGCAAATTAAACGTCATTATGATGAAAAGCAAGACAAGCTTAATAAGCGTTTTACTAGCAAAGTAGAGAAATTACAAAGTGGTGATGACTTACCACAAGGGGCTCTTAAAGTTGTAAAAGTATTCATTGCTACTAAACATAAGTTGCAACCTGGAGATAAAATGGCCGGAAGACACGGAAATAAGGGTGTTATCTCTCGTATTATGCCAGAAGAAGATATGCCATTTTTAGAAGATGGCACAGTAGTTGATATCGTTCTTAACCCACTTGGCTTACCTTCACGTATGAATGTCGGGCAGATTTTAGAGACTCATCTTGGTTGGGCGGCAGTAAATCTTGGTAAAAAAATATCTTCTATGTTGGATCAAGTTCATAACAACAAAATTGATGTAGAAGAGCTTAAATCTTTTGTTTCCGAGGTATATGGACATAACTCAACGACAAAAAATATAAAGAAAATGTCCAATCAAGAGATTATTGCGTTTTGTAATAATATCGATAAGGGGGTATATTTTTCAACCCCAGTTTTTGATGGTGCAAAGGTTGAGAATGTAAAAGAAATGCTAGTCCTTGCAGATCAAGACCCATCAGGTCAAATTAGGTTGATTGATGGTAGAACAGGAGAGTATTTTGATCGTGCTGTTACAGTTGGCTATAAATATTTCCTAAAATTACATCATTTGGCCGATGATAAAATCCATGCTCGTTCTATCGGTCCTTATAGTTTGGTAACTCAGCAACCATTAGGTGGTAAGTCGCATTTTGGAGGTCAAAGATTTGGTGAGATGGAGTGTTGGGCACTGCAAGCTTATGGTGCTGCTTATACGTTACAAGAAATGTTAACTGTAAAATCAGACGATGTGGTTGGTAGAATTAAAATTTATGAATCTATTGTCCGAGGTGATAACAATTTTGAATCGGGTATTCCTGAGTCGTTTAACGTGATGATCAAAGAATTCAGGTCCTTGTGCTTAAATGTAAAGCTTGAGGATACTACCACAGATTAA
- the rplL gene encoding 50S ribosomal protein L7/L12 encodes MTDIAKIVDQLSTLTVIQAAELAKMLEEKWGVTAAAPVAQVASPVASEAVVEKTAFEVVLVSSGDKKIEVIKVTRELTGLGLKEAKELVDAAPKTIKSGVNKEDAESFKAKLEAAGAKIELK; translated from the coding sequence ATGACAGACATAGCAAAAATCGTAGATCAATTGTCAACACTTACAGTAATTCAAGCAGCAGAGCTTGCAAAAATGCTAGAAGAAAAATGGGGTGTAACAGCCGCAGCTCCTGTAGCACAGGTGGCGAGTCCTGTAGCATCAGAAGCAGTAGTTGAAAAAACAGCTTTTGAAGTTGTTTTAGTCAGTAGTGGTGATAAAAAAATAGAAGTAATTAAGGTAACTAGAGAACTTACTGGTCTTGGCTTAAAAGAGGCTAAAGAATTAGTAGATGCTGCCCCAAAAACTATTAAATCCGGTGTAAATAAAGAAGATGCTGAAAGTTTTAAAGCAAAATTAGAAGCAGCTGGAGCAAAAATTGAATTAAAATAA